In Nitrospinota bacterium, the genomic window TGTGGAAGGAGCTCTGAGCGGTATCCGGGTGCTCGACTGTACCCGCGTTCTGGCGGGCCCCTATGCCACAATGGTGCTCGCCGACCTCGGGGCCGATGTCGTCAAGGTGGAGGAGCCGACCCGCGGTGACGAGGCCCGCGAAGTGGGGCCCTTCATAGGACGGCCAAGCGCCTACTTCATCTCCCTCAATCGGGGCAAGAAAAGCCTGACCCTCAACCTCAAGGAGCCCGACGGTCGGCAACTCTTCATCGAGCTGGCCGCAAAGGCCGACGTTGTGGTGGAAAATTTCCGGCCGGGCACGATGGAGCAGCTCGGCCTGGGCTACGAGACCCTCCGGGAGCGCAACCCCAGGCTCATCTATGCCGCCTGCAGCGGTTTCGGCCAAACCGGACCCTTAGCAGGCAGGGCCGCCTACGATATCGTCATCCAGGGAATGGGAGGCGTTATGAGCATTACCGGCACTCCGGGGGGTGAGCCGGTGCGTGTGGGAGTCTCCATAGGCGACATCACGGCGGCCTTCTTCACGGTGATTGGCATTCTAGCCGCCCTCCAGGCACGCGAACGCACCGGCGAGGGCCAGCTAGTCGACGTCGGCATGCTCGACAGCCAGGTCGCCATATTGGAGAACGCCATCATCCGCTTCACAACGACCGGTGAGGTTCCTAAGCCGCTCGGAACCCGCCACCCATCCATCGCTCCCTTCGAAGCCTTCCCCGCAAAGGACGGCCACGTCATCTTCGCCGTGGGCACGGCCCACTGGGGAGCGTTCTGCCGGGCCCTTGGCCAGGCCGAACTGGTTAACGAGGAGCGCTTCGCCACCAACGCACTTAGAGCAGAAAATGTCGAAGAGCTAACGGCGCTAATTGCCGAGGTCAGTCCCGAGAAGACCGTCGCAGAGTGGATAGCGGTTATGGAGGACTCCGGGGTGCCCTGCGGTCCCATCAACACGATTGAAGAGGTGGCGTCTCACATCCAGGTGGCGGCCCGCGAGATGCTCGTGGAGGTAGAGCACGAAGGGATCGGGACCGTACGGATGGCCGGATGCCCGGTGAAGCTTTCGGCGACCCCCGGAGGCATCCAGGGCCCGGCCCCCGCGCTTGGGGAGCACTCCGAGACGGTCCTGGCCGAGTGGCTCGGGATGAGCTCCGAGGAGGTTTCGGCGCTACGAAAGTCGGGAGTTGTCAGCCCTGCCCACACGTGGGGGGAGGGTTAACGGAGGTCACGCTATGCGGAAAGGAAACCGCTAGAGCAGCTCGCGGTGGCTCAGGCCTGGCTAATATTTGGACTTACGCTTCTTCACCCCCGTCGGAATTCAACTCTCTTCCCCCGGTTCCCTGCGCCGGGGAGGCTTTTGGCTTCGTCACCTCGTTAAAGGCCCATTTGCGAATGAAGCCCTTTATTAACCAAACCCCAAACCTCAAGAACGAGTTCATGGACCTCGTTGCCCGCCCAGCGGCCCAGTCAAAAGCGTCATTGAACCACTCCCTGAAGGAGTTCTTCTCCTCATCGTTGAGGTCGGCGAAGGTAGCGTCCTTCAGACTTTTGTCGTACCTGTAATTGAAGGTAGGATCCAGACCCCCTTTGAGACCAAACGCCTCGCCGTAATCATTCAGAATCTCATTACGGCAGTCAACCCGCCCGTGTCGGAAGTCGGCCACGCGGTAACGCTCGCTAAAAAATCCTCCAAAGTTCATCAGGAAATCGCCTGCCAAGGGCCCCTTCTGGCCTGACGGTGCCAGCAGGTAGAGCTTCATTTGCCGCTTGGCCCGAAGGCCCGAGGCGAGCTCAAGGGCGAGGATGAGAACCTTCATCAACGCCTGCTTGGATGGATCCCACTGGTTCGCGTTGAGGGTTTTCCAATAAGTTTGCTCGATACGCTGTAAGTTCTCCTCTCGCTCCTCGTCCACAGACGCCTGAGATGGCGGATCCTCGGTGTCGGCCTCGAGCTTCTCTCGCAGGAACTCGTCCACCTCCCTCGCCAAGACCTTTTCGCCCTCTTCCATCTGACGCTGACCGAGGTGATCCAGCAGCGTGCCGAAACACTCCAGCAGCGCCTCGAACCATTCCAGCCGGGTGTTGTAGCGGTGGGCGCGGAGAAAGTCTTTCGCCGACGACTCCGAAATGAACATCTCAACCAACCGTTTCCCGTAGGCCAGGAGCGATAACTCCTCCCGTGTGAAGTCCTCCACGTAGGACAATTTCGAGAGATAAGGATCGATGAAGAGAAAGAGACGCTCGCCTCCGGGCTCCTCGGCGTCCCGCGCCCGGGCCAGTTTGGCGGCCAACGCCAGTGGTTCGTTGTTAAAGGTCCCTCCGTCAGAGTAATGGAACCTCGTCATTGTTTTACCCTTAAACTTCTCCTGAAGCCACTTGCTGCCAAAGTCTTGTATCCGGCGCTCCACTTCCTTTGGCTCGAAGGCGAAGGGAAAGGCTCCTGAGGCCAGCGCTGCTTGACGCACCTTTGCCCAGACCTCTTCCAGCTTTTCATTATTCTGTCCTTGTTCTCCGGCTTCGGGCCCGACGCTGAACTCCACCCAGTCTGAAAAGATGGTGGAGAGAAACCCCTTTTCCGGGGCCGTCGGGGCGTTTTGATAGGGAACCGCGTAGGGCACGCCGTGGAAGTTGGCCAGGGTGAAGGCCATATCGACCCGCCGGAGGGATGCCCCGCAGATGCCCTGGTCGTTCTGAGCAATCGTCGGCGCGGTGAGCATGCGTTTGGCAATTATCCTAACCACACTATCATTTAAGAGGCTCAAGACCGGATCGTCGGAGTCAGGAAAGGAGCGCTGCAGGCCGGGCCAGCTGTTGCGCGACCGCCAATTGATACGCTCCACCCACGCTTCACGCAGTTTCGACACCATGCTCTTGTCATAGAGCAACGCCTTGGCAACCATGGCCGCCGTCATACTGCCCGCCGAGGCCCCCGCAATGACGTCGATGACGACCTTCTCATCCGAGGTGTTGTGTTGCAGGGCATAGAGAAGTTCGGTGAGGGCTCCGGCTATATAGGTCCCCAGGGACACTCCGCCTCCCATTACCAGCGCTATTTTTTTCATGGTTCCCCCCTTGTTTCTAATGGCGTCACCAGTCCGTTGCCGCTCAGTGTTTCAACATATTTTTATCATACACAACAAATAAGGGATTACTAGCAGAGAGAGACTAAAGGGCCTTGAAGAGGTAGAGCGCCCCGAGGCCCGCAAGGAAGACAGCGGATAAGCGCGGTAGGTGCCGCTCAAGTGCGTCGAAGCGTTGGCGTACGGCCTCGTAGGCCCATACGGCAGACAGGGTCAAACAGGTGATTGCAACCGTGACGGCCGTGGCATAAGTGAGCATCAAGGCAAGGCAGTTGATCCCTGCCAGGCAGAGGGTCAGAAGGGCGATCTCCTCTTCGTGGACGAATCCCAAGATGAAGGCAAAGGTGGCCATCTGCCAGAGACTAGCTGGCGTCTTCTCATCCTCTGGATGGCGGTGGCTGCGGGCACTGGAGCGCCACATGTGAATGGCGAATAAAAGGAGGAGGGTTCCGGAAATAGCGCTAAGCGTTGATCCGGAGAGGAAGCCAAGGTGGGGGCGGAGGAAGAGGAAGATAAGGACCACCGCAAGGGATGAGATCAAATGAGCGGCCGAAAGAATTCCCGCCGTTACCAGCCCGGAAAGGTAGCGGCGGTTGCGGTTCACGGCGTAGACAGCAGCTACGGGCCAGCCATGGCCTGGCTCCACGCCGTGAAGGAAACCGATGGTCGCAGCTCCCAGGTAGACCGCTAGGATTTCATCCATCCCCGGCGTCTCCTTTATCCCATCTCTACGCTGAGAACGAGGGACGACACGAGTCCCAGAACGTCGCCTTCAGCGTTCCCAGGTTCCAACTAAAAGATGGTGTTTATTACTTTATCAAGGGATAGTAACGATATAACCGCAAGGGCATAAATATTTATTTCCCTGAATGCACACCTGAATGAGGGCTCTTCACCCCGGGCCCTAAAAAAACGCATTGCACCCCACACCAGCCACAACGTCAACCCAAGGAGGGCAAGATTCGTAAGGGTGGTCCGAACCGTACCAAAAAGAGGGATCAAGAGGCATGTTACGGCCGTCGCCAAAATCCAAACGAATGTGATCTTTGAGAGCTGACCCGCGGTGAAGATACTCGTAAGGGAGGGGAGCCCCGCTTCCTCATAATCCTTTCCATAGGTCAACAGAAGAAGCCAGAAATGAGGCACCTGCCAGACAAAGAAGAAAAAGCACAGGGCCAAAATTTTCGGATCAAAGGGGCTCCCTCCGGCGGCGGCCCAACCCACCGCTGGCGGTATGGCGCCTACCAAAGCACCTGGTATAGCAGCGAAAGGGCTCCTTTTCTTTAGAGGAGTGTAAATCGCATTATACCAAAATGCGGCGAAAAGGCCCAAGCTGAGCGCAACGACGTTGGAGCCGACCAAAAGGATGAGGGAGCCGGACAGCATCGAGAGGAGGGCAATCGCCAACGCCTGGGGAGGGGTTAGTCTTCCGGAGGGTATAGGCCTACCTTTCGTCCTTTTCATCAAGGAATCGATCTCTCCCTCCTGGTACTGATTGAGCGCCGAGGAGCCGCAGGCCAGCAAGAAGAGCCCTACCGTCGGGAATACGATTGCCAACGATACGCTATCGGCGGCGAGTATGTAGCCTGTGGCAGTGGAGAGTGCGGCAAGGAGAGCGATTCTTCCCTTGCTTAGGTCGAAGAATATCTTAAGGTAGCGCTGCACACCTAGTGATTCCCTTTATTAATGTAACCCCTTCAAATAAGCGATAATCTGCTGAATCTCTTCATCCGTGATGAGGCCCTTTTGCGGGGGCATGATGGGGGGAAACCCTTTGACCACGTCCGCCATGGGTTCCATAATTGATTTTCGTATGTATTCCTCGTCCACGACAACGTCTCTCTCTGTGCCGCCAGTGACGACGGTCTCTTTCCTGCCGAAAATTCCCTTGAACGTTGGGCCTACCCTCGGGGTGCCGTCGGTGGTGTGACACGCCACACACCCTTTAATCTTCAGCAGCTCGGCTCCAAGATCCGCCTTCGAAACGAGGCCGTTGCCGACATACCATTCCTGGAACTTCTCCTCAGGCATCACCTCGACTTTCGCCATCATGTAGGAGTGGCGCATCCCGCAATATTCCGCACATTGGGCATCATACGTGCCGACCATGGTTGGGGTAAACGAGATGTAGTTGTTCAATCCCGGGACGACATCCTCCTTGACTCGGAAAGCGGCAACGTAAAAGGCGTGAAGGACGTCGAGGGATTCCAGCTCCAGCTTCACGGGTTTATTTACAGGCAGCTTCAAAACATCGCTCTGCTTTCCGTTTTCATACTCAAAGGCCCACGACCACATGCGGGCTGTAACCTTCACGACCGCAGCGTCCTTCGGAACTCTCCGCATCTCTTTAAAGCCAACCCACCCGTAGTAAAACATCGACATGACTAGGATGGTGGGGATAACCGTCCACGTCACCTCAAGAAGGGTATGGCCCTCGATGTTGGCTGGCGGAATGTTCTTGCTTCGGCGGTACTTGAAAATAAAGTAGACCATCAAAAAAGTGATGGCCACCAATAAGACAACGGATATTCCAACGATGTAAAAGAAGACAAAGTCTACAGTGCCTGCAATGCTAGACGCCTTGGGAATCATCACCTGACCTTAGCGAAACAAGAAATCGAAATACGTCAGTCCTATAACGGTAGCCAAAGTGCCCAGGGCTACTAATACCATGATTTTGAAAGTCCGGTCTTCGTGCCTGAGGTGCATGAAATGATTGGCCACGACCCACGATTTAAAGGTGGCAATGGCTAGGGCCACCAAGACACTGATCTGGCCTAACTCCAGGCCGGCTACGGCCACCGTGAGCACGGTCATCACCAGCAACGTTATCCATACAAAAATATAAGTTCCAAACTCGACAATGTGGTATTCGGGCTCTCCATGTCCATGCGCCATCGCACCCACTCCTTCAGGTTATCAAGTAGAAGAGCGGAAAAAGAAAAATCCAGATGACATCAACGAGGTGCCAGTATAGGCCGGTATTCTCCAGCCATATAAAATCGGTTTTGTGGATCACCTCGTTGGCGACGTAATACAACATCCAACCCATCACCGCCACGCCCGCGAGAACGTGGATTCCATGCAAGCCCGTCATCACGTAGTAAAGGCTATAGAACAGGATCTCGCCTGGAGGGTGGTGTAGCATCTCGGGCGAGCTGGGATAGAGGCCGTGGCTGAACTTCGCCCCCCACTCAAAGTACTTGTTGACGAGGAACCCAAAGCCGCAAATGATCGTAATACTCAAACAATAGATGGACCACCGCTTATTTCCTCGTTGGATGAACGCGATGGAGAGCGCCATCGTTAGGCTGCTGGTCAGCAGGATGAGCGTGTTGAAGGTTCCGAGGAGCACATCCAGCTCCTGAGCCGCGTGATGAAACTCTTCGGGGTGGACGGCGCGATAGACCGAATAGATGACGAACATCCCGCCGAACAGCATGACCTCCGTGAACAGGAAGATCCACATCCCCATCTTAGAGCTGGTGTAATCAACCCGCCAGACGTGGGCTTCTTCAGCGCTCATTTGATCGGCTCCCATTCGAACTCATACGGACCCTTCGTCACGGTTGGGATCTCCAAGAAGTTATGAGGCGTCGGGGGCGACTGAATCTGCCACTCCAAGGTGGCCCC contains:
- a CDS encoding CoA transferase; amino-acid sequence: MEGALSGIRVLDCTRVLAGPYATMVLADLGADVVKVEEPTRGDEAREVGPFIGRPSAYFISLNRGKKSLTLNLKEPDGRQLFIELAAKADVVVENFRPGTMEQLGLGYETLRERNPRLIYAACSGFGQTGPLAGRAAYDIVIQGMGGVMSITGTPGGEPVRVGVSIGDITAAFFTVIGILAALQARERTGEGQLVDVGMLDSQVAILENAIIRFTTTGEVPKPLGTRHPSIAPFEAFPAKDGHVIFAVGTAHWGAFCRALGQAELVNEERFATNALRAENVEELTALIAEVSPEKTVAEWIAVMEDSGVPCGPINTIEEVASHIQVAAREMLVEVEHEGIGTVRMAGCPVKLSATPGGIQGPAPALGEHSETVLAEWLGMSSEEVSALRKSGVVSPAHTWGEG
- a CDS encoding patatin-like phospholipase family protein; translated protein: MKKIALVMGGGVSLGTYIAGALTELLYALQHNTSDEKVVIDVIAGASAGSMTAAMVAKALLYDKSMVSKLREAWVERINWRSRNSWPGLQRSFPDSDDPVLSLLNDSVVRIIAKRMLTAPTIAQNDQGICGASLRRVDMAFTLANFHGVPYAVPYQNAPTAPEKGFLSTIFSDWVEFSVGPEAGEQGQNNEKLEEVWAKVRQAALASGAFPFAFEPKEVERRIQDFGSKWLQEKFKGKTMTRFHYSDGGTFNNEPLALAAKLARARDAEEPGGERLFLFIDPYLSKLSYVEDFTREELSLLAYGKRLVEMFISESSAKDFLRAHRYNTRLEWFEALLECFGTLLDHLGQRQMEEGEKVLAREVDEFLREKLEADTEDPPSQASVDEEREENLQRIEQTYWKTLNANQWDPSKQALMKVLILALELASGLRAKRQMKLYLLAPSGQKGPLAGDFLMNFGGFFSERYRVADFRHGRVDCRNEILNDYGEAFGLKGGLDPTFNYRYDKSLKDATFADLNDEEKNSFREWFNDAFDWAAGRATRSMNSFLRFGVWLIKGFIRKWAFNEVTKPKASPAQGTGGRELNSDGGEEA
- a CDS encoding protoheme IX farnesyltransferase, encoding MQRYLKIFFDLSKGRIALLAALSTATGYILAADSVSLAIVFPTVGLFLLACGSSALNQYQEGEIDSLMKRTKGRPIPSGRLTPPQALAIALLSMLSGSLILLVGSNVVALSLGLFAAFWYNAIYTPLKKRSPFAAIPGALVGAIPPAVGWAAAGGSPFDPKILALCFFFFVWQVPHFWLLLLTYGKDYEEAGLPSLTSIFTAGQLSKITFVWILATAVTCLLIPLFGTVRTTLTNLALLGLTLWLVWGAMRFFRARGEEPSFRCAFREINIYALAVISLLSLDKVINTIF
- the coxB gene encoding cytochrome c oxidase subunit II → MIPKASSIAGTVDFVFFYIVGISVVLLVAITFLMVYFIFKYRRSKNIPPANIEGHTLLEVTWTVIPTILVMSMFYYGWVGFKEMRRVPKDAAVVKVTARMWSWAFEYENGKQSDVLKLPVNKPVKLELESLDVLHAFYVAAFRVKEDVVPGLNNYISFTPTMVGTYDAQCAEYCGMRHSYMMAKVEVMPEEKFQEWYVGNGLVSKADLGAELLKIKGCVACHTTDGTPRVGPTFKGIFGRKETVVTGGTERDVVVDEEYIRKSIMEPMADVVKGFPPIMPPQKGLITDEEIQQIIAYLKGLH
- a CDS encoding cytochrome C oxidase subunit IV family protein, giving the protein MAHGHGEPEYHIVEFGTYIFVWITLLVMTVLTVAVAGLELGQISVLVALAIATFKSWVVANHFMHLRHEDRTFKIMVLVALGTLATVIGLTYFDFLFR
- a CDS encoding cytochrome c oxidase subunit 3 family protein; the protein is MSAEEAHVWRVDYTSSKMGMWIFLFTEVMLFGGMFVIYSVYRAVHPEEFHHAAQELDVLLGTFNTLILLTSSLTMALSIAFIQRGNKRWSIYCLSITIICGFGFLVNKYFEWGAKFSHGLYPSSPEMLHHPPGEILFYSLYYVMTGLHGIHVLAGVAVMGWMLYYVANEVIHKTDFIWLENTGLYWHLVDVIWIFLFPLFYLIT